Proteins from a genomic interval of Cyanobium sp. AMD-g:
- a CDS encoding glycoside hydrolase family protein, with the protein MPYITARQDAGLSPSPAAADADSYVASGSRIAVAWVRPAPGTDLAIARLAGPYTCPGGAVPLPDGEQRYLNPARFIIPDEAWLPASGGGALPPEVAQLNHHYEGCRLQAYPDPRTGGAPITIGWGSTFYQDGSPIRLGDVITQEQADALYEHNCRERFWKVLEATIPFWAEMGDRQRAALCSFAYNNGAHFHGDGYHDTLDRQLRDRRWPAVPAALMLYRNPGETVEVGLGRRRRAEGLVWGGMEPAVACAQAEREIRTPADCEAWEQRLKQEAAGPASAAKALTAPPAASAAPPPAADRPADLPGLVGPRKTPRDFGFSGSDSHVVVNDVSETARAYDVEGRLLWEIPALARGQGREDQYQDTSTDTPPGIYRIAKKVYRDYEQDPSPTYSADRCSYGWYSFDLEDLEMQERRFGRAGIMVHGGGSACGWPGAWAPRQPLHATLGCVRLHNEDLRDRLLPLVEQGTVYVSVYQEA; encoded by the coding sequence ATGCCCTACATCACCGCCCGCCAGGATGCGGGGCTCAGCCCCAGCCCCGCCGCCGCCGATGCGGACTCCTACGTGGCGTCCGGCTCCCGCATCGCCGTGGCCTGGGTGCGTCCTGCCCCCGGCACGGACCTGGCGATCGCCCGGCTGGCGGGGCCCTACACCTGCCCCGGCGGCGCCGTGCCGCTGCCGGATGGCGAGCAGCGCTACCTCAATCCCGCCCGTTTCATCATTCCCGATGAGGCCTGGCTGCCGGCGTCCGGTGGCGGGGCACTGCCCCCGGAGGTGGCCCAGCTCAACCACCACTACGAGGGCTGCCGGCTCCAGGCCTACCCCGATCCCCGCACCGGCGGCGCCCCGATCACGATCGGCTGGGGCAGCACCTTCTACCAGGACGGCTCCCCGATCCGGCTGGGGGATGTGATCACCCAGGAGCAGGCCGACGCGCTCTACGAGCACAACTGCCGCGAGCGCTTCTGGAAGGTGCTCGAGGCCACGATCCCCTTCTGGGCGGAGATGGGGGATCGGCAGCGGGCTGCCCTGTGCAGCTTCGCTTACAACAACGGTGCCCATTTCCATGGCGACGGGTATCACGACACCCTCGATCGCCAGCTGCGGGATCGCCGCTGGCCGGCCGTTCCCGCGGCCCTGATGCTCTACCGCAATCCCGGCGAGACGGTGGAGGTGGGGCTGGGCCGTCGCCGCCGGGCCGAGGGGCTGGTGTGGGGCGGCATGGAGCCCGCCGTGGCCTGCGCCCAGGCGGAGCGGGAGATCCGCACCCCGGCCGACTGCGAAGCCTGGGAGCAGCGGCTGAAGCAGGAGGCCGCCGGCCCGGCATCGGCGGCCAAGGCCCTCACGGCTCCGCCCGCCGCCTCCGCTGCTCCCCCGCCCGCCGCCGATCGTCCCGCCGACCTTCCCGGGCTGGTTGGTCCCAGGAAGACGCCCCGGGACTTCGGCTTCAGCGGCTCCGACAGCCATGTGGTGGTCAACGACGTCAGCGAGACAGCCCGGGCCTACGACGTGGAGGGCCGGCTGCTGTGGGAGATCCCGGCGCTGGCCCGCGGCCAGGGCCGGGAGGACCAGTACCAGGACACCTCCACCGACACGCCGCCGGGGATCTACCGCATCGCCAAGAAGGTCTACCGGGATTACGAGCAGGATCCCAGCCCCACCTACTCCGCCGACCGCTGCAGCTATGGCTGGTACAGCTTCGATCTGGAGGATCTGGAGATGCAGGAGCGGCGTTTCGGCCGGGCCGGGATCATGGTGCACGGCGGCGGCAGCGCCTGCGGCTGGCCCGGGGCCTGGGCGCCGCGCCAGCCCCTCCACGCCACCCTGGGCTGCGTGCGGCTGCACAACGAGGATCTGCGCGACAGGTTGCTGCCGCTCGTGGAGCAGGGCACCGTCTACGTGTCGGTGTACCAGGAGGCCTGA
- a CDS encoding sodium:calcium antiporter, which produces MATADLVSLGSGVLAAGVGGELFVRGSVGLAHWARLSPGIVGATVAAFATSSPELSVATMAALEGKPQIALGDALGSNVVNVALILGLTLAISGQRMPAESSRRDLPVALAGPLLTGLLLLDGSLSRVDGALLLGVFLLWMTGVLLEVRRQRSVAEVHRGERRGWPAVLSCAVGLGLLLVAGRLVVLGARGLAQSFGIDAFLVGATLVAIGTSMPELATSLIATWRGHTEVGLGTILGSNIFNGLWVVGVAATITPIAVPVQEVQLVLGFGLAALFLLILPKGSDVLQRRRGWLLLTMYSVYVLAIVRGRGLIG; this is translated from the coding sequence ATGGCGACCGCTGACCTTGTATCCCTCGGGTCCGGCGTCCTGGCCGCCGGTGTGGGCGGGGAGCTTTTCGTGCGTGGCTCCGTGGGCCTGGCCCACTGGGCACGCCTGTCACCCGGGATCGTCGGGGCCACGGTGGCGGCCTTCGCCACATCCAGCCCGGAGCTGTCGGTGGCCACCATGGCGGCGCTCGAAGGCAAGCCCCAGATCGCGCTGGGGGATGCCCTCGGAAGCAACGTCGTCAATGTGGCCCTGATCCTGGGCCTCACGCTGGCGATCTCAGGGCAGCGCATGCCTGCCGAGAGCTCCCGTCGCGATCTGCCCGTGGCCTTGGCGGGCCCGCTGTTGACAGGGCTGTTGCTTCTCGATGGCAGCCTCTCGCGGGTTGATGGCGCCCTGCTTCTGGGTGTGTTCCTTTTGTGGATGACCGGCGTGCTGCTGGAGGTGCGACGACAACGCAGCGTCGCCGAGGTGCATCGGGGGGAGCGGCGCGGGTGGCCGGCCGTCCTGTCCTGTGCTGTCGGCCTGGGGCTTCTGCTGGTGGCCGGAAGGCTAGTGGTGTTGGGGGCCCGGGGTCTTGCCCAGTCCTTCGGCATCGATGCCTTCCTGGTTGGCGCCACCCTTGTGGCGATCGGCACCTCGATGCCGGAGCTGGCCACGTCGCTGATCGCGACCTGGCGGGGCCACACTGAGGTCGGTCTGGGGACGATCCTCGGCAGCAACATCTTCAACGGGCTCTGGGTGGTGGGCGTCGCCGCCACCATCACCCCGATCGCCGTACCGGTCCAGGAGGTGCAGCTGGTCCTTGGCTTCGGCCTCGCCGCGCTGTTCCTGCTGATCCTCCCCAAAGGGTCTGACGTCCTGCAACGCCGGCGCGGCTGGCTGCTGCTGACCATGTACAGCGTTTATGTCCTGGCGATCGTGCGTGGCCGAGGGCTGATCGGTTGA
- a CDS encoding SulP family inorganic anion transporter — translation MEPPERLARVLPGLAQLLGYQRSWLRPDLLAGVTVAAYLVPQCMAYAEVAGLAPVAGLWAILPPLLLYALLGSSPQLSVGPESTTAVMTAAAVGPLVAGDPLAYAGFCSLLALLVGLVCCVGAWARLGFLADLLSRPILVGYLGGVALIMIGGQLGRVSGLMLQANSSPAQLLELLGRLGEIHRPTLLLALGVLVFLLLVQRRFPQAPAPLLAVLLAMAVVAVAHLDQRGVAVIGAIPAGLPHLSLPPPVSGDQIRSLLTAAVGIALVGYSDNVLTARAFAARGGYRIDANQELLALGSLNLGNGMLQGFPVSSSGSRTAIGDSLGSRSQLFSLVALAMVLAVLLWLRPVLALFPTAALGAIVIYAALRLIDIPEFLRLHRFRPSEFRLALITLVGVLATDLLTGVALAVGLSVIDLFARLVRPHDAVMGIVPRLAGLHDVRDWEGARTIPGLVLFRFDAPLCFANAEHFRQRVLATIAAESQPVAWFVLNAEAIVEIDITAADVLQELQRELTARGITFALVRVKQDLYAQLERAGLVERIGARLFFPTLPTAIAAFQARTTGVPLPGP, via the coding sequence ATGGAGCCGCCCGAACGCCTGGCCAGGGTGTTGCCGGGCCTCGCGCAGCTGCTGGGCTACCAGCGCAGCTGGCTGCGGCCCGATCTGCTGGCGGGCGTCACCGTGGCCGCCTACCTGGTGCCCCAGTGCATGGCCTACGCCGAAGTGGCCGGGCTGGCGCCGGTGGCGGGTCTGTGGGCGATCCTGCCGCCGCTGCTGCTCTATGCCCTCCTGGGGTCCTCGCCCCAGCTGTCCGTGGGGCCGGAGTCCACCACCGCCGTGATGACGGCGGCGGCGGTCGGGCCGCTGGTGGCGGGCGATCCCCTCGCCTACGCCGGTTTCTGCAGCCTGCTCGCCCTGTTGGTGGGGCTGGTCTGCTGTGTCGGCGCCTGGGCCCGGCTGGGTTTCCTCGCTGACCTGCTCTCCCGGCCGATCCTGGTGGGCTACCTGGGCGGCGTGGCCCTGATCATGATCGGCGGTCAGCTGGGCCGGGTCAGCGGCCTGATGCTGCAGGCCAATTCCAGCCCCGCCCAGCTGCTGGAACTGCTGGGCCGCCTGGGGGAGATCCACCGGCCCACCCTGCTGCTGGCCCTGGGGGTATTGGTGTTTCTCCTGCTGGTGCAGCGCCGTTTCCCCCAGGCTCCGGCTCCCCTGCTGGCGGTGCTGCTGGCCATGGCGGTGGTGGCTGTGGCCCACCTGGACCAGCGGGGGGTGGCGGTGATCGGCGCCATCCCGGCCGGGCTGCCCCACCTGTCCCTGCCGCCACCGGTGTCGGGCGACCAGATCCGCTCCCTGCTGACGGCGGCGGTGGGCATCGCCCTGGTGGGCTACTCCGACAACGTGCTCACGGCACGGGCCTTCGCCGCCCGGGGCGGCTACCGCATCGACGCCAACCAGGAACTGCTGGCCCTCGGCAGCCTCAACCTGGGCAACGGGATGCTGCAGGGCTTTCCGGTGAGCAGCAGCGGCAGCCGCACCGCCATCGGCGATTCCCTTGGCAGCCGCTCCCAGCTGTTCTCCCTGGTGGCGCTGGCGATGGTGCTGGCGGTGCTGCTGTGGCTGCGGCCGGTGCTGGCCCTGTTCCCCACGGCGGCCCTGGGGGCGATTGTCATCTATGCCGCCCTGCGCCTGATCGACATCCCCGAATTCCTGCGGCTGCACCGCTTCCGCCCCAGCGAATTCCGCCTCGCCCTGATCACCCTGGTGGGGGTGCTGGCCACCGACCTGCTCACCGGCGTGGCCCTGGCGGTGGGGCTGTCGGTGATCGATCTGTTCGCCCGGCTGGTGCGTCCCCATGACGCCGTGATGGGGATCGTGCCCCGGCTGGCGGGCCTGCACGACGTGCGCGACTGGGAGGGGGCGCGCACCATCCCGGGCCTGGTGCTGTTCCGCTTCGATGCCCCGCTCTGCTTCGCCAACGCCGAGCACTTCCGCCAGCGGGTGCTGGCGACCATCGCTGCCGAGTCCCAGCCGGTGGCCTGGTTCGTGCTCAACGCCGAGGCGATCGTGGAGATCGACATCACGGCGGCCGACGTGCTCCAGGAACTGCAGCGGGAGCTGACCGCCCGGGGCATCACCTTCGCGCTGGTGCGGGTCAAGCAGGACCTCTACGCCCAGCTGGAGCGGGCCGGCCTGGTGGAGCGCATCGGGGCGCGCCTGTTCTTCCCCACCCTGCCCACGGCGATCGCGGCCTTCCAGGCCCGGACGACCGGCGTGCCGCTGCCCGGCCCATGA
- the selD gene encoding selenide, water dikinase SelD: protein MNAASECHLLVLAGGGHSHVLVLRRWLMRPRTRPPRTRLILVSRHGNALYSGLLPAVVAGLEPLEAAAIDLRRLCTLAGVVFVQAEITGLDPAARELRLAGRPPLRFDRLSLDLGAVTATSGGSAGEAMAVKPLEPFLAWAERRRAGEPLVIRGGGAAAVELALAFRARGMACELLLQGESLHLGSAAANRAGERLLAQAAIPIQRRAPAEAPADLACTGSRAPAWLAAAGLPVDPGSGRVLTQSSLAVIGHPALFASGDCGLIAADPRPPSGVWAVRSAPVLAANLRRSLAEPARPLRPWRPQARALQLLGDGGWHPAGPRALAFYGPVALGPSAWIWRWKQRIDRAFMARFAALQPMAAAPMACRGCAAKLGAAPLAAALARLDPDGAPRPVEDAAVVGSDADGELLLQSVDGFPALVDDPWLNGRLTALHACSDLWASGAAVDSVQALVTVPEASASVQEELLLQTLAGVCSVLDPLGAALVGGHTLEGRDGAGLALALTVNGRVAPAAHWGKGPLRPGEVLLLSRPLGSGVLFAAAMAGAAAPAWMEALLEAMQHSQAPLVPLLAAHGCRACTDITGFGLLGHLGEMLDAGGPGVAVELEAAAISAWPGALELLERGFASTLAPANAAALALLEGPVRLVGAGRHAPPAALAELLIDPQTCGPLLAALPAAVAPAALAALRGAGFGAAAVIGRVVSRRGAAAASPAPG, encoded by the coding sequence ATGAACGCCGCTTCCGAGTGCCACCTGCTGGTCCTGGCGGGGGGCGGCCACAGCCACGTGCTGGTGCTGCGGCGCTGGCTGATGCGCCCCCGCACCCGGCCACCGCGCACCCGCCTCATCCTGGTGAGCCGCCACGGCAACGCCCTCTATTCGGGCCTGCTGCCCGCCGTGGTGGCGGGGCTGGAGCCCCTGGAGGCCGCCGCCATCGACCTGCGCCGCCTCTGCACCCTGGCCGGGGTCGTGTTCGTGCAGGCGGAGATCACCGGGCTCGACCCGGCGGCCCGGGAGCTGCGGCTGGCGGGCCGTCCGCCCCTGCGCTTCGACCGGCTCAGCCTCGATCTGGGCGCCGTGACCGCCACCTCGGGAGGGTCGGCGGGGGAGGCGATGGCCGTCAAGCCGCTGGAGCCCTTCCTGGCCTGGGCGGAGCGGCGCCGTGCCGGCGAGCCCCTGGTGATCCGGGGGGGCGGGGCCGCCGCCGTGGAGCTGGCCCTGGCCTTCCGGGCCCGGGGGATGGCCTGCGAGCTGCTGCTCCAGGGGGAGTCGTTGCATCTGGGCTCGGCGGCGGCGAACCGGGCCGGTGAACGGCTGCTGGCCCAGGCCGCCATCCCGATCCAGCGGCGGGCACCGGCGGAGGCCCCGGCCGATCTGGCCTGCACCGGCAGCCGCGCCCCCGCCTGGCTGGCGGCCGCCGGCCTGCCGGTGGACCCCGGCAGCGGCCGGGTGCTGACCCAGTCCAGCCTGGCGGTGATCGGCCATCCGGCCCTGTTCGCCAGCGGCGACTGCGGCCTGATCGCCGCCGACCCCCGGCCCCCCTCGGGGGTGTGGGCGGTGCGCTCGGCGCCGGTGCTGGCGGCGAACCTGCGCCGCAGCCTGGCCGAACCCGCCCGGCCGCTGCGGCCCTGGCGGCCCCAGGCGCGGGCCCTGCAGCTGCTGGGCGACGGCGGCTGGCACCCCGCTGGCCCCCGGGCCCTGGCGTTCTACGGGCCCGTGGCCCTGGGGCCATCGGCGTGGATCTGGCGCTGGAAGCAGCGCATCGATCGGGCCTTCATGGCCCGTTTCGCCGCGCTCCAGCCCATGGCCGCGGCTCCCATGGCCTGTCGCGGCTGCGCCGCCAAGCTGGGGGCCGCCCCCCTGGCGGCCGCCCTGGCCCGCCTCGACCCCGACGGAGCGCCGCGGCCGGTGGAGGACGCGGCCGTGGTGGGCAGCGACGCCGACGGCGAGCTGCTGCTGCAGAGCGTTGATGGCTTCCCAGCCCTGGTGGACGACCCCTGGTTGAACGGGCGGCTCACCGCCCTGCATGCCTGCAGCGACCTCTGGGCCAGCGGCGCCGCCGTGGACAGCGTGCAGGCCCTGGTGACGGTCCCGGAGGCGTCGGCGTCCGTGCAGGAGGAGCTGCTGCTGCAGACCCTGGCCGGGGTGTGCTCGGTGCTCGATCCCCTCGGCGCCGCCCTGGTGGGTGGCCACACCCTGGAGGGCCGCGACGGGGCGGGGCTGGCCCTGGCCCTGACCGTGAACGGCCGGGTGGCGCCGGCGGCCCACTGGGGCAAGGGGCCGCTGCGGCCCGGCGAGGTCCTGCTGCTCAGCCGGCCCCTGGGCAGCGGCGTGCTGTTCGCCGCGGCCATGGCCGGCGCCGCCGCACCCGCCTGGATGGAGGCCCTGCTGGAGGCGATGCAGCACAGCCAGGCGCCCCTGGTGCCGCTGCTGGCCGCCCACGGCTGCCGCGCCTGCACCGACATCACCGGCTTCGGCCTGCTGGGCCACCTCGGCGAGATGCTGGACGCCGGCGGCCCGGGGGTGGCGGTGGAGCTGGAGGCCGCCGCCATCTCCGCCTGGCCCGGCGCCCTGGAGCTGCTGGAGCGGGGCTTCGCCAGCACCCTGGCCCCCGCCAACGCCGCCGCCCTGGCCCTGCTGGAGGGGCCCGTGCGGCTGGTGGGGGCCGGGCGGCACGCGCCACCGGCGGCGCTGGCGGAGCTGCTGATCGACCCCCAGACCTGCGGACCGCTGCTGGCGGCGCTGCCGGCGGCGGTGGCGCCGGCGGCCCTGGCGGCCCTGCGCGGCGCCGGCTTCGGGGCGGCGGCCGTGATCGGGCGGGTGGTCAGTCGGCGGGGGGCTGCTGCAGCGTCACCAGCCCCCGGCTGA
- the mnmH gene encoding tRNA 2-selenouridine(34) synthase MnmH, translating to MAPCLPIDAFLAAGGALLDVRTPAEFRQGHIPGAANLPLFSDGERAEVGTLYKQQGRQAAVRRGLAVVGPRMEVLAAELVAWSERSAGAPLRLHCWRGGMRSGSVAWLAQQLELPVLLLEGGYKSYRRWVLELFERPWPVHLLGGRTGSGKTELLLALQEQGAAVVDLEGLAHHRGSSFGGLGLPEQPSSEHYENRLAAALAPLAGAEQIWLEAESAMVGRCRIPAGLWHQMKAAPVLAVERPLKERVDHLVEIYGAQDPLALAEATRRIAKRLGPQRTALALDAIEQGDWATACRQMLDYYDRCYDHDLDGHACSAVDLGGLAAPEAARELISRGLVTLQQPPAD from the coding sequence ATGGCGCCCTGCCTTCCCATCGATGCGTTCCTGGCGGCAGGCGGCGCGCTGCTCGACGTGCGCACGCCGGCCGAGTTCCGCCAGGGCCACATTCCCGGGGCCGCCAATCTGCCCCTGTTCAGCGATGGGGAGCGGGCCGAGGTGGGCACCCTCTACAAGCAGCAGGGCCGCCAGGCCGCCGTGCGGCGGGGGCTGGCCGTGGTGGGTCCGCGGATGGAGGTCCTGGCGGCCGAACTGGTGGCCTGGAGCGAGCGCTCGGCCGGGGCGCCCCTGCGGCTGCACTGCTGGCGCGGCGGCATGCGTTCGGGCAGCGTCGCCTGGCTGGCCCAGCAGCTGGAGCTGCCGGTGCTGCTGCTGGAGGGGGGCTACAAGAGCTACCGGCGCTGGGTGCTGGAGCTGTTCGAGCGGCCCTGGCCCGTGCATCTGCTGGGAGGCCGCACCGGCAGCGGCAAGACCGAACTGCTGCTGGCCCTGCAGGAGCAGGGGGCGGCGGTGGTGGATCTGGAGGGTCTGGCCCACCACCGCGGCAGCAGCTTCGGCGGGCTCGGGCTGCCGGAGCAGCCCAGCAGCGAGCACTACGAGAACCGGCTGGCCGCCGCCCTGGCCCCCCTGGCCGGGGCGGAGCAGATCTGGCTGGAGGCCGAGAGCGCCATGGTGGGCCGCTGCCGCATTCCCGCCGGCCTGTGGCACCAGATGAAGGCCGCGCCGGTGCTGGCGGTGGAGCGGCCCCTCAAGGAGCGGGTCGACCACCTGGTGGAGATCTACGGCGCCCAGGATCCCCTCGCCCTGGCGGAGGCCACCCGGCGGATCGCCAAGCGGCTGGGACCCCAGCGCACCGCCCTGGCCCTCGACGCGATCGAGCAGGGCGACTGGGCCACCGCCTGCCGGCAGATGCTCGATTACTACGACCGCTGCTACGACCACGACCTGGACGGCCATGCCTGCTCGGCGGTGGATCTGGGCGGTCTGGCGGCACCGGAGGCGGCCCGCGAGCTGATCAGCCGGGGGCTGGTGACGCTGCAGCAGCCCCCCGCCGACTGA
- a CDS encoding putative selenate ABC transporter substrate-binding protein: MLLRIRATASAALMGVSLALLPLLAPAPAPLPGLLAPAAAQQSQKVLRIGAIPDQKPETLNRLYPLVATELSRQLGVKVVYVPVVDYAAAVTAFRTGGLDLVWFGSLTGVQARLQKPGALVIAQRDIDASFQSVFIANTSSGLKPISNVKGLSELKGKRFSFGSESSTSGRLMPQFYLTQAGVKLSDFAGGAPGFSSSHDATIALVQSGAYQAGAVSEEVWRSSLSEGKVNRAKVVSIWKTPGYPNYHWIAQPDLDKRFGKGFTTRMRTAILSWRPSNPKQKEVLALFGAQRFIPANAAAYSPIEKVGRQIGKIR; the protein is encoded by the coding sequence ATGCTTCTCCGGATCCGTGCCACCGCCAGCGCCGCCCTGATGGGGGTGTCGCTGGCGCTGCTGCCCCTGCTGGCGCCCGCCCCCGCCCCCCTGCCCGGCCTGCTGGCTCCGGCGGCGGCCCAGCAGAGCCAGAAGGTGCTGCGCATCGGCGCCATCCCCGACCAGAAGCCCGAGACACTCAACCGGCTCTACCCGCTGGTGGCCACTGAACTCAGCCGTCAGCTGGGGGTGAAGGTGGTCTACGTGCCGGTGGTCGACTATGCCGCCGCCGTCACCGCGTTCCGCACCGGTGGCCTGGATCTGGTCTGGTTCGGCAGTCTCACGGGGGTGCAGGCGCGCCTGCAGAAGCCCGGCGCCCTGGTGATCGCCCAGCGCGACATCGACGCGTCGTTCCAGAGCGTCTTCATCGCCAACACCAGCAGTGGCCTCAAGCCGATCAGCAACGTGAAGGGGTTGTCGGAGCTGAAGGGCAAGCGCTTCAGCTTCGGCTCGGAGAGCTCCACCTCCGGCCGCCTGATGCCCCAGTTCTATCTGACGCAGGCCGGGGTCAAGCTGAGCGACTTCGCCGGCGGTGCCCCCGGCTTCAGCAGCAGCCATGACGCCACGATCGCCCTGGTGCAGAGCGGCGCCTACCAGGCCGGCGCGGTCAGCGAAGAGGTCTGGCGCAGCAGCCTCAGTGAGGGCAAGGTCAACCGCGCCAAGGTCGTGTCGATCTGGAAAACCCCCGGTTATCCCAATTACCACTGGATTGCCCAGCCCGATCTCGACAAGCGCTTCGGCAAGGGCTTCACCACCCGGATGAGGACAGCGATCCTCAGCTGGCGCCCCAGCAATCCAAAGCAGAAGGAGGTGCTGGCGTTGTTCGGCGCCCAGCGGTTCATCCCCGCCAATGCGGCGGCCTACAGCCCTATCGAGAAGGTGGGCCGCCAGATCGGCAAGATCCGCTGA
- a CDS encoding ChaN family lipoprotein, whose amino-acid sequence MPAGAWVEPSAAGPRTVAAGELLDRLARRPVVLLGERHDSAAHHRWQLATLQALQERSPGLSLGLEMVPRRLQPVLDRWVAGALEERAFLDALDWPAIWGHDADLYLPILRFARDRRLPLLALNVERRLVRRVRAEGFAAVPAGEREGVGRPAPASAAYRAQLHRLWRQHPFVPSGGQGLPGLEDPSFGRFVESQLLWDRAMAEAIAAQRRRRPGAPVVALIGNGHLAGGHGVPHQLRALGLAEAAWLLPWEDNLDCAALQPALATAVFGVVTPPPAGLRLGVYLETHGGRVEIRQVAPGSLAERSGLRVGDGITAIDGQPVSSARQVIERVTAHPVGRPLGLTLRRDGRLLPLQLALPLAPGP is encoded by the coding sequence GTGCCCGCCGGCGCCTGGGTGGAGCCCAGCGCCGCCGGTCCCCGCACCGTGGCGGCGGGCGAGCTGCTCGATCGCCTGGCCCGGCGTCCGGTGGTGCTGCTGGGGGAACGCCACGACAGCGCTGCCCACCACCGCTGGCAGCTGGCCACGCTCCAGGCGCTGCAGGAGCGCAGCCCCGGCCTCAGCCTCGGCCTGGAGATGGTGCCGCGCCGGCTGCAGCCGGTGCTCGACCGCTGGGTGGCCGGGGCCCTGGAGGAGCGCGCCTTCCTCGACGCCCTCGACTGGCCGGCCATCTGGGGCCACGACGCCGACCTCTACCTGCCGATCCTGCGCTTCGCCCGCGACCGGCGGCTGCCGCTGCTGGCCCTGAACGTGGAGCGCCGGCTGGTGCGGCGGGTGCGGGCCGAGGGCTTTGCGGCGGTGCCCGCCGGCGAGCGGGAGGGGGTGGGGCGACCGGCACCGGCCAGCGCGGCCTACCGGGCCCAGCTGCACCGGCTCTGGCGGCAGCATCCCTTCGTGCCCAGCGGCGGCCAGGGGCTGCCGGGGCTGGAGGACCCCTCCTTCGGCCGCTTCGTGGAGAGCCAACTGCTCTGGGACCGGGCCATGGCCGAGGCCATCGCCGCGCAGCGCCGCCGGCGCCCCGGCGCCCCGGTGGTGGCCCTGATCGGCAACGGTCACCTGGCCGGTGGCCACGGCGTGCCCCACCAGCTGCGGGCCCTTGGCCTGGCGGAGGCGGCCTGGCTGCTGCCCTGGGAGGACAACCTCGACTGCGCGGCGCTGCAGCCGGCTCTGGCGACGGCGGTGTTCGGGGTGGTGACGCCACCGCCGGCGGGCCTGCGGCTGGGGGTCTACCTGGAAACCCACGGCGGCCGGGTGGAGATCCGCCAGGTGGCCCCCGGCTCGCTGGCGGAGCGCTCCGGCCTGCGGGTGGGCGATGGAATCACGGCGATCGACGGCCAGCCCGTGAGCAGCGCCCGCCAGGTGATCGAGCGGGTGACGGCGCACCCGGTGGGCCGGCCCCTCGGCCTCACCCTGCGACGGGATGGCCGGCTCCTGCCGCTGCAGCTGGCCCTGCCCCTGGCGCCGGGCCCCTGA
- a CDS encoding SDR family oxidoreductase yields MATYLITGTNRGIGLEYCRQLQARGETVVAVCRSPSPQLEALGVRIEAGVDLTDGAAIADLVGRLGPLAIDGLILNAGLLERTSLEDLDVDSLRRQFEVNAIAPLRLTQALLGHLGEGAKVILMTSRMGSIDDNGSGGAYGYRMSKVALNMAGKSLAIDLRPRGIAVALLHPGLVSTRMTGFSAQGISTEESVRGLLARIDALSLETSGSFWHANGQVLPW; encoded by the coding sequence ATGGCCACGTATCTGATCACCGGCACCAACCGCGGCATCGGCCTGGAGTACTGCCGCCAGCTCCAGGCCAGGGGCGAAACGGTGGTGGCCGTCTGCCGCAGCCCGTCGCCGCAACTGGAGGCGCTCGGGGTGCGCATCGAGGCGGGGGTCGACCTCACCGACGGGGCCGCCATCGCCGATCTGGTGGGCCGGCTTGGCCCGCTGGCCATCGATGGGTTGATCCTCAATGCCGGTCTGCTCGAGCGCACCAGCCTGGAAGACCTCGACGTCGACAGCCTGCGGCGCCAGTTCGAGGTGAACGCCATCGCCCCCCTTCGGCTCACCCAGGCCCTGCTGGGCCATCTGGGCGAGGGCGCCAAGGTGATCCTGATGACCAGTCGCATGGGCTCGATCGACGACAACGGCTCCGGCGGCGCCTACGGCTACCGGATGTCGAAGGTGGCGCTCAACATGGCGGGCAAGTCCCTGGCCATCGACCTGCGCCCCCGCGGCATCGCCGTGGCCCTGCTCCACCCCGGTCTGGTGAGCACCCGCATGACGGGCTTCAGCGCCCAGGGCATCAGCACCGAGGAATCGGTGCGCGGCCTGCTGGCCCGCATCGACGCCCTCAGCCTCGAGACCAGCGGCAGCTTCTGGCACGCCAACGGCCAGGTGTTGCCCTGGTAG